CAAAACAAGTTGTCTCACTCCAGTTAAGCGAGTAACTTCCATAACCTTGGAGCATTTTTGTGCCTCAGTAATAGAATGTGACAGATGTGCTTAGTTTAAATTTAGACTGACAATGATCCGGCGCGTCAGGGCTTTGTGCTCGTTCAGTCACAATATCTGGTTATTTGATGAGAGACTGCGAGCGCTGCGCGGGATGAAACGAAAACTGTGCGTTTTGCACCGTTCTGTTTTGACAAGCGGGCTAATTTCTGCTCAGGGTCATCAATATTTCTGACACTTCAGTGGCGGCATAAATATAGAATGAATGTCCCTTTGTTGAGCTCGGGGAGCTACATGTCTCTGAGCATCAACAAAAATCACTGGGATCTGTTCGCTAGCTTGTTCAGTCGGTTGACGAGACCGTCTCTAGTCCCTCTGGAGTCTGTCTGATTTCAATATCATGCATCATAAACAATATCCAATTTGGGCCATTGAAGTATGAAAATACACTGTGTGAGCGCAGGAGGGAGATGACAAGAGCTCAACCAGCTGTGTGAGCGATGGGTTAAAGCAGAGGTTTGAGGAAAATCCAACAATTCAGATTTATgttggattttctttttttcctcgcCCTCATAAACGGGGAAAAACATCAAGACGGTTTAATCCGAAGCAATAAGTGTGATCTTGGTGGAATCGGTGGCGCGGTTACGTTCTCCCTTTTCATTCCTTTGATTGCCCAGTGTctacctgaacacacacacacagtaatctGGCTTAGCTTCTCTATCCGTCATCCAACGGCTGGGGGCTTAAGACCTCTGTGTTCTATGAGCAGCCCCATTCCTTTGATTGAATCCCCTCATTACCTCAGTCCCCGTTTGATTTGGATCAAGCTCAACAACCTCTCACATTTCCTCACCTTGCTAATTCTACGCCACAGCTACCAACGATGGCACTTGCTCGGTCTCTGTTTGAAGCCaccggccgtgtgtgtgtgtaggggggggggggcatcgctTTAGAATCACGATCTAGCTAATGGCCTGCAGGACTAAAAGGGGGAGGCCAGGCCCTCGTTATCACCCGCTCCTCTGGACGAACTTCAGAGGCTTTCTCTCGCTTTTGACAGAATTGAGACAGGGTTTACAAATGGCACTGATCTCTACAGCAAGTCTCACAGAAAGTACATAAATAGAACACTTGTACTTaagtattcatttttttttttttttttgccgtttTCCTGACACACTTTACTTGACTGATCTCAGCATGTTCTGCAGTGAGCACTTACAAAACTTGGTGATAGCTTTTCAGGCTCCAGCATGAGAAGTCTTTTAATATGGCCTCAAGGGAGAATGATTTGTTATTTCGACAATAATCAATGGGCTGGTGTTCTACAGTCTGCTGCTAATTCCTGCATTAACGTAATACAGTTTAATAGGTCActcattcagctttttatttcatACATTCACAGCTCTCAGTCAGTGGAATCATCATTCTGGACGCGTGCATTATGGAAGGGAGCAGATTGCCAGACTGTTAAGTACCCGCTCCCTTCATTTCACTTGCAAATAATCTAGACAGATAATATATGTAAAACACAATTATCATCAATAAGAAACGGCCGTTCAGCTTCGTCCTGACTTCATCTAAACCGGTGGATTTGTTTTACGTGGCGATGAGGGGAAGCTGGAGGAAAGGGAAACACTAATATCAACAGAGAGGACGTCCTGGAGGAAAGAAATGGAATCTATCAAAAAGATAATTAAGATCAAGAACCAGGCCTGAGTTATTGTTTTCCTACTTTCCAGGGAAGCGTGTAATAAAGTGAAGCAATGCGCTTGCTTTGTATAAGCTTACTGTGAGCCACGTGCTGCTCCACAGTGTGTGGAATCACACGGAGCTGCCATCCACACACACCAGGGGGGTCGGGGGGATGATTGATGGCAGAGTGCAGCCActtgtgtgttcattttggGAACATGTTTAAGGTAATAGCGTAAACACTGGTGACAGACAGCAGATGCATACAAAGATTCCTTTTCCCCACGTGCTCAGCCTTAAAGCTGGTTGAAGCCTGATGAGGTTCCTGTGTATAAATCTGCTGGCCGTGCACTCACTGAGCATAGGATGGAAAGATGGTAGAGAGGAACACTGTACAGCGCTTCATCTGCGCTGATTGCCATTTGCAGCACCGCAGGTGTTCCTCCTCTGAATGGCCCTCATGAGCCGCGACCCCCATCTAATAAaatctccctctccctccacccgACGCCGccatcatcacatcaaagaATAAGGCCACCCGTAATGATGAAAGAGACACAGAGCCATTTTATTTAGGCCACAGGCCACTTTGCTGCTGCGTTCTTATAGCACACGTATTCCCCAGAGCCCAGTGAAATACTGTCACACCAACATTTAGCACACAATTATAGAAAAACTTTTTACCATGAGTTCATCAAAATACTGTATACTATATGTTTATTAATTCACTTAGTTATTCTGCCTTAGCTGGCAGAGTTGACTTCTCAATTTGCTGATCTACTTCTGAGATCTTCTGAGAAGTGGTGTAGAAGTACTGTACATTAATTTAACATTATTGTGGGTACagcatgtgcacatacagtaacacacccAAACCTTCATGCACACAGACCTTTGGAAATTTACTCTAGCTTTTATATTACAGGCCAGCCCTtaaatcacatttacagtaaatcacagagCTCTAACACTTAGGCTAATGTGTGGTTATAAAGTGTCTTTAATCTGCTGCATAAGGGGCTTCGTCATGAACATGTTTAATGTAGCTCATTGGCAGCTCTGATGTGAAGCTGCAAAGACACCGGGCTGTTTGTATCCACACCCGACTGTAATGTGTAAATTCAGCCTCACTTTGAGTGTTAACCATGATTTTCACTTTCTGGACATGCTGCCTGTTTTTCTACATTAATAAGTGAATTTCACATAGGATTACTGTAACTAGATCAACTAGAATCTTTAGATGCATTTTGctaatttgttttcatttcctgtgtttttggAAAATTTGCAATTTATATTAAATTTGATTGCCATGTTTAAGAAATGGAGCCTAAGCAATTAAAATATGCACTAGAGCTTTCCATTAAAACCTCCTTTGCTTATTGTATTTACTGGATATACGGTATCTACGCTGCCGCCTTAGTAATGGAGCAGAAAATACCATCTGCCAACAGTCTAATGGCATAACTGCACTTGTATTGGTTGGAAATGCTCCTTACTGTGAGCGTGTTAGTTTTCAGCCTGTCATGCCTGCCATGATGTACCATCCCTGTAACATTTTAATGCTTTTGCAGTCTCACATTTGAATGCAAactgcacacactgtgttttatttgttggaTTAAATGAAAGACATGTGAGCGAGGTTATAGATTTTAATTCCCTATCATTTTCCTGCCCTCCTCTCACACACTCCCCTGGTAACATGAAGAATTGGGACAGTTGGCGCAGATGCTCCATCAAGTCGGCCTGTGCATAATTACCAGTGAGGAAATTACCATTTATGCATGCTTTTGCAAACATTAGCGATATAAGCAGGTTTTATTAAAACCATAAAGGTCCTGGAGACTAATCTGCTCGACCGCAAAATATAGTTGTAAAAAACATGAATGGTTACGCAACTCTTCAGCAAACCTTCCATGCGCCTAATGCAGAGTGGATTTAGCGGCAGGTCCTTTTACAGACAGGTCTGAGTGAAGCGTTACATAAACAGGCCTGCTGAAAAAAGGTGGTACTTACGGAGCGGCTACAACTGTCCATGGCTCCTCCACCATTTCACAACACAACTTTAATGTTCAGCAATGATTAATGCAGGCTGACATGAATATAGATGTCCTCCTCAGCGCTAATGCATCTGATGAGAGAATTGGCGCATCTGTTCCATAACGCTAACAAAGCTTTACAAAACTATTTAGAACAGCTATTCAGAAAATACCTGCCAGGTTCCTCTGTATCTTTAAATGCTGGTTGTTAGGTACACGATCCCCCTCTTTTCCTCTCCAGTGCCCTCCTATCATTAATATAAGCACATGCATGTGAATAACTCATTAGTCCCTGCATCAGTCTGACCCCGGCTCAGGGTGCATGCCCATAGAGGAAACTGCGGTGAGACAAAGGGAGGCAGCAATCAATCAGAAGCCCAGGAAAGCAGTCATCCGTTTGAGCACAGGTTCTCCAATTAACGAAAAACCTTCTGTGGTGAAATCCTTTCCACATTACACTCAGGTTTAATTTTTGCTCCTGTGTTTATCAATAAATTGGGCTTTCGGATGTCCGTTTGAATCCATGGGCATCTGCCGTTACTGTATTTGGACTTTCAGGATACAAGGAAATGATAAATAATGTGAAAGTTCAGATCAATCGCACGCACAGGAAAGTGGAAATAAACAACAGCGGCTATGTTGTGGTAGggtgctgcctgtttgtggaggCCCTTTTGTGCATGCGGATGTGTGCGCATGCCGATGTTCTTCCGACTGTGCATCGCAGGGGCCTGGGGGTATAAAGGACATCATTTTTAGTAGCGCACTGAAGACACGTTGGGAGTGATGGTTATAGAAATGGAGACAGGAAGAGGCCAGGCAGCGCAGAAAGGCTCGCACACAAATGGCTTTTGACTGGTTGCTCTTTGACGAGCCGTACCAAATCCGCTGTGACATTCTGTCTCTACTTTTCAGGAAATACAGCAGCAATGCATGTTCAGAATAGTGATGCACTAGGCAAATTCTGGCTCACTGATGATGCATGTTGCTTATGAAAAATGTCCCCTGTCGTTGCCATTAACATCAGGTTCAGAAGGTGATAGAAACATAGAACTTCACTCCGCTACTGCACGTGTATAAAGGTCTGCAACGCAATTCATATTTTACCACTAATCAAAGCAATCAATGCTTTGTTTTAATCCACATTTCCTCCAGTTGTTCCTTCAATAGCTGGGCTTCTTAAAACCAAGTGTCATTAAACATAGTGCTAGCAGCAGGGTTGTAAATGTCTGTTGACATTTGACTTCTCAGTGGAATGGTGCTGCCCGTAGCTACACAGCCTGACCTATGTGCAACTTTAATCAGCTCATAAGTCCAACGTTTAAAAATATGCGTAGCAGCTTTAATATGGCTTTTTCTCGCAGCCCTTGCTGGgtttcttctgcttttcacACAAAGAGGTAGATgaaatacagtatttaattgCAGCTAATAAAGGAAAGTCTGGAAAACAACCACATTATAGTTCTGACTTAATGCtgattgttttaaaaataaatgaaagaaatgaaacagTTGCTTCTGCCACCAGTGGATTGCGCCATCGACTCTCCAGCCACCTGACAATGATTCtcacaaaattaaaatgaatatataaCCAGTGGGAACTGTCACAGAAGATGCTTTTATATCTGGCTGTGTATCGATGGATTTTCTGAATTAGGtggttttaatatttgaattGTTTGAAAACTCAGCAAGAAGCATAATTTACCTTCCTAACTTTAGATTGAATAGTGACAGCTCACTGATTCTTGTCGACTCAGATTTAAGGTAATTCTGGTTTTATTTCTGAATGCATTGTAGATTGCCTTGAATGTATATATTCAGAAAGTTTTGAAAAGGCCATCTCCCAGATGTGCCCGCTGGTGACAGGAGAGTAGGGAGAAATCaagggaaaagaaagaaatcatgGAATTGCATGAGACTGGAACAGACAGGAGGAAAGATGATTTTCCAGATACCATTCAGCTTAGTCATTCGAGTATGTAATCAAATCATgaattgggaaaaaaaagaacaatacgGCTGATAAGCGTGTGCTGCGTTAATCTCAGAAATGGGCTTTCCTGCTGTTGCGCTGTGTTTCTCCAAGGACACAGTCTGAGAGACccaaactgctgcagctcttcatACGAGGGGCTGGTTGATTGAGTGTGTGCACTTGTCTGTGTTTGCAATCTCGTCTTGTATAAGTCTCTGGCTTTTAGTGACTCACCTGgccttgattttttttgttcGGTTGGGCCCACACATGTTGCTGTTAAAATGCGTGTAGGTCTGCCATAATCACGTCTGCATTTGCAAAGACACAGACTGCGTCTGACCTGAGCTCCACCTGAGGAGCATGCCTCGTCATATTTTACCTCCCTTTGTCTTTGACAGATGGCTCAGCTCTAAAAGCttctgtccgtggtgctgaaggcTGGCCTGATGTATGAGCGTTAGGCCCTGTTTGATAAATCCGCCATGTCACTCTGCCTATGACAACCATTCATCATGCTTGGCTTTCTCATGCGAAATATTCGGTATGCTGGATAATTCAGTAAGACAAATAAAATGGGAGTCCTGAAGCCTAGACTCAGCTCTATCCCACCCCGTGTTGACTTTTCACTACTGTACTTTATCTCTCTGTCATAGGGACACTGTGTCCCTGTCTAAGCAGGgatagcagcagctgtggctctAGTACAGTGACTATATTGAGACCAGTTGAAGGACGAACATGTTCTTAATGAGGCGACTAATGAGTTCTGTTCTTTTGTtgctatgatttttttttcccagggtGAGGACGATCATTCAACCATTTAGCTGAAGTCTCATGACTTTCCCCCTGCGGGTTGACTCGaagcattttttttgttctgtaccACTTGGTCATTATCAATAATTTGTTTTACATGGCTGCAGTTAAAATGTCAGAGATGAAAGTCACAAGACATTTCAGAATGACCCAAGGTTAGATggcaacacaaagagaaaagatCTTACAGCAATTATCATGACAAACATACGAGGAAAAGAGAGTGAAGCAAAAAAAGTACGCAGTTGTTTGTAAAAGATGacaatgacatttatttttttcttagcACTTTTCTTAATTAGTCTGTTGTGCCCATTGATCACATATAATACAGTCAATATAAAAATGGCTTTTGAACTTTACAcccaaagcaacaacaaaatgtTTCTTTAAAATATGTATGCTAAAAATACTGAGAAAGTATTTGCACTAAAAGTACTGGAGAATAGCTTGTGATTCTGCAATAATGACATGGCCATGTTATGCTGCGGCTGAGCTGCTCCCTCCGTTTCCTCTGTTTACCTTGTGTAGTTCTTGTTGTAGGCACTTACCAGAGCATAACAGACTGCGACAACGCCTCAGTATCCTCAACCTGTTACATCTGTATTTGTCCAATGTGTCCGCTTTGTTTCCCAGTCACCGATGCAATGAGAACTACACAGCATAAACAGCCATTTGGCAAATGTCCTCTCTAGATACTCATTTGGTAGCTGAGTTTCATTAAGCTTAATGTGACGTTGTAATCAAAAGTAGTCTGCTCCTTGCCTTAATTTAAAACCCATTAAAACTGTGCAGATACAGAGGATTTGTCATTACATCAACTTAATAGAATATGTAACAATATTTCCATGAAAAACCAAGAATCCATCTTTAAATAGAAAAAGGGGGTATATTTCATCAAAAGGCTTACACCATAGTCACTGCTGTTTGTCTACTCTACTAAATCCCTTTCCATTATAGACAGGTGTTATTACACTATCTCTAACTCGTCTATGGATGTTTGACGAAGCACAGACGGTATTGCTTGGGACCACACAGACAGTTCCACAACTCTGAACACATTAACAGTCAATTACAAGAGAGTTGGTCATCGTCATCGCCATCGCCATCGTCTCCGCTTCCTATTCCCTGCCTGCACTTCTGTGTGTACTGCAGCAGATGCCCCTTCCTGCTGATGTGAGCTTGGTTTGATTAAATGGTTACAAAGCCACCACTTCAGCTATGGTAGAATCTGGGAGAGTGGGTAGTTTATATTAAACAGTTCCATCCCAGTCCAGTAATAGTTTTGCCAGTGTGTCTGAGCTGGGGACAGTGGGTTTGCCTTTAAACAGTTCTGGAGGTCTGTCCACTCGTGCCCATGGCCTTGTCCATCCAGTGTAGTGGTGTGTGGTGCTCTGCAATGCTGCGCTTCTTAAAAGGCATTGTCAGATACATTTATGACTGTGGCTTTAACTTCCACCCCACTTGGCTGTCCCTTACCGGAAACCCACAGCTTTGTGAAGAATGGAGAGTGAAGATTAGTAGCTTCCAGTGGTGTCAGCGAAGCTTTGGACTCGCATTTCCTTATATTCCCATAAAGGTGGTGACTCCTCAGAGATACATAAACAAGCAGACAGGCTACTGAAGTGACAGCCATGAGTACACCAAAGACAGTGATTACTGCTCCGTCCCATTTTTCTGTGTCCGTAGTTGCCAGCTCCAATCCATTGGTTGTGACATTTAAACATCTGTAGTCGTGGTTGTGGTGGATGGTTCGGACGTCCACGCAAACTTTGTACTGAGTGGCGGGGCTGAGATTGGTGAGATTGTAGACTTGGACATCAGAGGGAACCCTTGTGGTAAATGCCATAGTGGGATGACTGGCGTCTGACAAGGTGTACAATTTAATGTTAGGAACCAGTGTGCCAGGGCCAGCCTTCCAGGAGACCAAGATTGAGTTTGTCCCCACTGACTGCACTACAACAACTAGAGACCCATTTGAAGGTTGGGGAAAATACCCATTCACTTCTACTGAAACAGATTTGAGATCAGCTCCCACCAGATTATGGGCAACGCAAGTGTACAGACCAGCTTCATTTTCTGTTATGTCATAGATGTCAAATGTTCCCTCTGGGTGCATGTAGAACTTGTCAGACATGGTGTTAGGCAGGACCCTGGTACCAGATGGGGTGATCCAATAGATGTCTGGCTCTGGTTCAGCAAAGGCCCGACAATGAAGCGACACTGTGCTCCCGTTCTGTGCCTTAATATGCCCAGGCATGCTTTCAGGAGAGATGAGCGGCAGGCAAATCTCCATCATTTCTCTGAAGTGCACCTGCCGCACATGCTGGCCCTCGTACTCCGGAGGCTCCACACAGTACAGGGAATCGGGCTCCATGAAGCGAATGTTAGTCTTGTTCATGTTCATCCAGCGGACTACGCAGTCACAGCGGATGGGGTTGCTATGCATGCTAACCTCTCTGAGATTAGGGAGAGACTCTACGGTAATCCTGTGGAGGGCACTGAGCGCATTGCCATTTAGCATAAGGGTTTCCAGGCGTGGTAGTTTGTAGAAAGCATTAGGATGGATATAGGAGAGTTTAGGGTTGTTGGTGGCTTCAATTTTGGTGAGCTCTGGGAGGT
Above is a window of Betta splendens chromosome 9, fBetSpl5.4, whole genome shotgun sequence DNA encoding:
- the LOC114861263 gene encoding leucine-rich repeat neuronal protein 3 — encoded protein: MKDVSFVDRLFVGLAMASFVVATEERPDCPKLCVCEIRPWFSPSSVYMEAQTVDCNDLGLFSLPEKLPVGTQVLLLQTNNVAKIDKALDYLPNITEIDLSQNNLSSISDVHLGNLPQLLSLHLEENWIQELPERCMEEAASLQELYLNHNLISLISMMAFQGLSNLVRLHLNSNKLKVIEKDWFEPMPNLEILMIGENPVLTIDDLNFKPLSNLRSLVLTRMNLTQLPDDALAGLDNLESISLYDNIFPEVPHSALKNAKNLKFLDLNKNPIARIQRGDFVDMLHLKELGINSMPELVSIDSFALNNLPELTKIEATNNPKLSYIHPNAFYKLPRLETLMLNGNALSALHRITVESLPNLREVSMHSNPIRCDCVVRWMNMNKTNIRFMEPDSLYCVEPPEYEGQHVRQVHFREMMEICLPLISPESMPGHIKAQNGSTVSLHCRAFAEPEPDIYWITPSGTRVLPNTMSDKFYMHPEGTFDIYDITENEAGLYTCVAHNLVGADLKSVSVEVNGYFPQPSNGSLVVVVQSVGTNSILVSWKAGPGTLVPNIKLYTLSDASHPTMAFTTRVPSDVQVYNLTNLSPATQYKVCVDVRTIHHNHDYRCLNVTTNGLELATTDTEKWDGAVITVFGVLMAVTSVACLLVYVSLRSHHLYGNIRKCESKASLTPLEATNLHSPFFTKLWVSGKGQPSGVEVKATVINVSDNAF